The nucleotide window GGTGGTCATCGAGTACAAGCCCGCCAAGCGTTGTCTCGAGTCCAAGGCACTCAAGTACTACCTATGGGCCTACCGGGACGAGGGCGCCTTCTGCGAGACGCTGGCGGCACGGATCGCCGACGATATCGTCTTCGCCATCGAGCCGGCCTTTGTGCGGGTCGAGGTTCGGCAGAACGCCCGCGGCGGTATCGCGATCCTCGCCGCGGCCGAGCGCTCGGCCGAGTGAAACGAGCTCACCGCGCACTCGTGCTGTGGCTCGCGCCATAGAGGCTTTCGCGCACGCAAGCTAGAGTCGCCGGCATGCCCACCTCCCGCGGTCTTCGATTTGCAGGCCTCGCCCTGGCAGTAGCG belongs to bacterium and includes:
- the queF gene encoding preQ(1) synthase; the protein is MSEKTGLPKHGPLPRPTSVEEAREQLKRESFPAPDVQLVSMTAVEFTAICPRTGQPDFGKVVIEYKPAKRCLESKALKYYLWAYRDEGAFCETLAARIADDIVFAIEPAFVRVEVRQNARGGIAILAAAERSAE